The genomic DNA TGATGCGCTCTTAGTGTTGAAAGCAGCTATATATATGGTGTAAAACTCCCTCTGAAGTTGTTTCTGATTTTACAAGCTTCAGTTCATATCAGTTCAGTTTTCTTTTGTATACCTAGCTACCGCCTTATACACCAAGTTTCTACCTACTCCAGCAAACAATATCCTCaaatcaaccccttccacctccagaATCCCTTGCCATGGCTACTGATATCACACAGACGGAAGCCGAAACACGGGACAACTTTCACCAGATGATGCGAAATACTTTCCAATCATGTGCCGTCGCTACCGAGCCTCCTTATCAAATTGTCGGCGACAGTGTCAGAGACCCCACATGCAACTGCTTCGGATGGGCTGTTTGGAATTCAGACTGGGAAGACCCCACTGACACTTACACCCTCCGTGGGCGTATCAATGCCCAAACATGGGCCCAGCTGGAAGAAGATTGCAAGAGCCTTGCCTACCCGCCGTGTTCCTGTTTGCTAACCGAGCTTTAGTTGACAAGCGCAAGTTTTACGAGCTTCCATTGAATACCCCTCGCCAAGTCGGCGACGTTGAGGTAAATATCATAGCCCCTCTCAACAATATGCTGCGTATGAAGAAACTGATTTGGCATTGCCTTTGCAACAGGTGTACCGAGCACCGCACTACTCTGGACCGACGCATGCTCACAAGATCCTGGACCCGGCCAACAATGTATGCGCCTCCAAGCAGGAAGACTGGGCAGCAATCACACATGACGGCGCGCTTCTCACTTCCCATTTCCCTGGTGACAACCGCAGATTCAAGTATGGCGATATTGCCAAACTGTACCGCCGGGATGAGGCGAAACATAATGAAATATGTAagactacctacctatctaggTAGTATCTTGGGTCTTGATATGAGAAAAGGCAAAAGATGAAGTCAAAGTTTAGCTGGCTAACAACATGCGCCACTAGGGACCCGAACTTCCCGATCCAATCGCAAGATTAGAAAAATGGATACCGAGAAGACCAAGTCGGGCAAgacacaagaaaagaagaggccGGCCGGCGCACTGAAGAAGGATAGCGGTACCAAGAGGACCAAGACAGCACCCGCAACTGCTAAACAAGTAAAGGCGGATATTGCCACAGCTCGAAGCCACCTGCTCAAGAAGTTTGCTTTGTGGAAAAGCCACAGCCCTCCTAGTAAGGCGGCTTCTACTCCAGCAAAGGGCACGaagggcgccgcccctgtcaAGGGTGCGACTCCCGGAAAGACTGCTACCCCTGGTCAAACTGCTACGCCCGGCAAGACTCCTACTCCCGGCAAGACTCCTACTCCTACTCCCGGCAAGACTCCTACTCCTACTCCCGGCAAGACTCCTACTTCTACTCCCGGCAAGACTCCTATTCCTACTCCCGGCAAGACTCCTATTCCTACTCCCGGCAAGACTCCTATTCCTACTCCCGGCAAGACTCCTACTCCTACTCCCGGCAAGACTTCTACTCCTACTCCCGGCAAAACTCCTACTCCTACTCCCGGCAAGACTCCTACTCCCGGCAAGACTGCCACTCCTACTCCCGGCAAGACTTCCACTCCCAACAAAACCACTTTGCCATCCAGACCGGCTGCGAGAAAGTAAGCAAAGAAGTCCTGCGTTGCTTTGGAGTCAACGAACAAGTGAgatttctctttcttttgttggaGTCTACAGTCAGAGCGGAAGCCTACCTACGGCCAGGAGGTTTAAGAATGAGCGAATATATAGAGGATAATTCTGGATAGACGTAAAAGGAGTCTTGGGTTTTATTCCGATGCATCCCTGGAGGGTGGAACTGGCTGGTCCAATATAATTGTTTTTTTGGAAAAGGTGTTCCACTCTTTCTTTGCGTCCTAGGCATCACTCCACTCTCATTGCCGTTAGACCTTCATGTTCTTGAAAGGCACAGCAGTGTGACCGAATTATCAACTGTGGGATCGGTAGATCAGCCCTGAAAATACATCCCACTTCAGTCATCAGCAACCACCT from Podospora pseudoanserina strain CBS 124.78 chromosome 2, whole genome shotgun sequence includes the following:
- a CDS encoding hypothetical protein (COG:S; EggNog:ENOG502QRPA), with translation MGPAGRRLQEPCLPAVFLFANRALVDKRKFYELPLNTPRQVGDVEVYRAPHYSGPTHAHKILDPANNVCASKQEDWAAITHDGALLTSHFPGDNRRFKYGDIAKLYRRDEAKHNEIWTRTSRSNRKIRKMDTEKTKSGKTQEKKRPAGALKKDSGTKRTKTAPATAKQVKADIATARSHLLKKFALWKSHSPPSKAASTPAKGTKGAAPVKGATPGKTATPGQTATPGKTPIPTPGKTPTPTPGKTSTPTPGKTPTPTPGKTPTPGKTATPTPGKTSTPNKTTLPSRPAARK